In Rhipicephalus sanguineus isolate Rsan-2018 chromosome 1, BIME_Rsan_1.4, whole genome shotgun sequence, the DNA window ccgcagtttaaaagaaaaagaaatatctaagagcatctgatccTCATTGTCCACTCTTGCAGTgcattgctcaagcacaaagacgtaataactgtgacagttgtttgtccGGTGTagacctgtgcgttcttttcaggcatccttctttgtgcttcaacagctcactgcaagtatcgagctgcttgctgttcttcgtgtgacattccaatttcttgctatcgtattcactgctttgcccttgcggcgaaactgactttttatttTGCACTGTGTTGCTATCGGCAAATGCCAACCAGCCTTACTGCACCATCATTTGGAGCAATTAGTCGGCAAGATGAGCAATATCAGTATCTTAAAATTGGGTACCCAGGTTGTGGATTTTTCGGATATGCACACTATTTTCAAAAAAGTGCTCTGACCCAAGAGCGGCTTGCATTTGGCACGTGTGCATTGGTGTAAACCTAAGGTGATTGCATATGCAAAGCTTTGCATTCCCCATTCTAAAAGCCTCGAATAAATTTTAGAAATGTCCACAAGATTCTGGCTCTGGCCCCTTTTCAAAGGCATCATTTTTAACTAGAACAATCTGTAAAGCAGCAATAAAAGTAACAAACCATGTACTGGCGAGTAATCACATCAGGATATCGTCACGAAATTTAGTTTGGTAAGGTTTATTGCAAGACTCGAGAAACTGCCGATAATAACTAAAAAGCAAATATGTTTTGTATAACCTATAACAATGGCACGCTTATGTAATTTCAAGTGCACAGTATTtgttcatttaattttttttagcaTATATTAAACGTCAACATTTCTTTATTACCATAACAAATATGCGTTATGCTTTTTGTGCTTGTATAGTTCAACTTGTCAGTTAATTTTTTATCTTTCAGCAACAGGAGTTGCCACTTTTTCCGCTCATTTTCATCATGATTATAGACCATACTGCAGCTTGTAAATGTAAAATCACTTAATCTGGACATTGCATAGTGTCTCTGCAGTCACATGACCCTGATGGCCGGTAACAAGCCACGGCTGGCCTTTGTAAGTCGCCCTCTTTTCACTGTCAGTCTTGAGGTCGGGGGCCACCTGCAAAGAAAAATGAATTTTGGTAGGTAACACTGCAGCAATGCTTATTATTAGGAGAGTGAATGGCAGGCAACTAATACCGAAACGATGACTTGAGCTGCTACATGCACCACTGCTTTCTTGAATGCACAACTGTACGACAGATTTCCTGAAAACAGCTGAAAGTGCATTAGTCACCGCTTCTTGTTACACTTCCGAGTTCCATATGATTACCATGTAATGCTTGTGAATGGCACTAAATCCGCCCTAAAACAGATTGACTTTATAAATAACACGTATATGCTAACACTTAACATACACAGTTCTCGTCTTGTGTCTGGACAACTGATGTTTCCATTCAATATATTCGAAAGATTCATCATGCAAAGAACATGCACAAGTTGAGGCATCGAACGCATGCCGGGGACGGGTGCAAATACCTGCTCAAATATTTTCTTCTTGGGGTTCAGCTGCGCATCTGGCTGGCCTGGATAACCGTCACATACAACACGGTCCCCTGGTTGAGCACCTGGTGGAGGAGCCAAAATTTCAACTTTCTCCGGAGTGCTCGCGCACATGACCATGGCTTCCGACGTCACACCACGCATCTTGGCAGGCTTCAGGTTGCAGAGAAGCACAGCCATGCGGTTCTGCATCTTGTCAAGCGGCACAAACTTTACCAGTCCCGAGACGACTGTGCGTGGCTTCTCCTCTCCGACGTCTACCTGTTCAACGTAGAGAGAGTCTGCATCGGGGTGCTTGACTGCGCTCACGATCCGTCCCACACGCAGGTCAAGCCAGCTCACATCTACAGGCTTCGAGTCATCGCTGTCTTCGACCTTTTTCTTAGCATCCACCTTCTTCGCTGGGGTTGCTTTCGTGTCCACAGCGGGCCCAGCGCGTTTCTTAGGCTGATCGCCGGCACCAGCGTCGCTAGGTTTCTGCGGAGCGACTTGTGTAGCTGGCTTAGCGCTTTTTGCTTGAGCTGCCGGCTGCTCAGGTTTCGCTTGTTGTGCGGAAACTCCTGCTGGCGCGATCCCGTTGCCAGCTTCGGCAGCCTCGAGGCGGTTTTTCCATGTTTCGACATCTCGGCGGAGTTGCTCGTTTTCGCTTCGTAAGCGGGCGCATTCGGCTTGAACATATCGCTCTGTTCTGGCAGCACGCAAAGATTGCAGCTGAGCAGTAAGCGCAGCAAGCAATTCGTCCGCCTGCTTGGCCCTACTCATTACCCGCGCTAGAGCGTTATCAACCACCATCTTGAAGAACTGCAGGCACGAGCAACGAATAAAGAGCAAGCGGCAGTCCGTCACTACCAGCAGGCTGGCGAGTACAGACTCAAATCGCAGCAAAAATCACCAAACGCACGCCACAGACCACGCTTTGCACTGGAAGCGGAACCGAACCGGCACACTCACGATGCCGGTAGCGCTAGCATAATGCATCTCCTAAAAAAACGTTATCCTAGTCTAACAGAGCTTAACCAGCGTATATTTTTATGCTCGGTATTTTTATCAAAATATTTGAAATTGCTGTTTCCACATAGTTTTGCCGCTATTCATAATTtgaaggtacaaaaaaaaaaaagctcagccGTCGCAGCGTTGGGCGCATGGTCATCGTGAGCAGTACAACTCGAGCCCAAAAATG includes these proteins:
- the LOC119406560 gene encoding aminoacyl tRNA synthase complex-interacting multifunctional protein 1; amino-acid sequence: MVVDNALARVMSRAKQADELLAALTAQLQSLRAARTERYVQAECARLRSENEQLRRDVETWKNRLEAAEAGNGIAPAGVSAQQAKPEQPAAQAKSAKPATQVAPQKPSDAGAGDQPKKRAGPAVDTKATPAKKVDAKKKVEDSDDSKPVDVSWLDLRVGRIVSAVKHPDADSLYVEQVDVGEEKPRTVVSGLVKFVPLDKMQNRMAVLLCNLKPAKMRGVTSEAMVMCASTPEKVEILAPPPGAQPGDRVVCDGYPGQPDAQLNPKKKIFEQVAPDLKTDSEKRATYKGQPWLVTGHQGHVTAETLCNVQIK